From a region of the Zingiber officinale cultivar Zhangliang chromosome 4B, Zo_v1.1, whole genome shotgun sequence genome:
- the LOC121975263 gene encoding polyadenylate-binding protein-interacting protein 11-like isoform X2 — translation MAAVVEKINGIGSDDQLLCSHPPAETDAGVEYHGDVRRLVDLFSKLNPAAKEFFPAAAFSDVAVERKSENRLFAGGFYSNSCRGSSSDGLLYNHLNRTKKAGNSQVQQRINNRVKRTERHESVKRTVYVSDVDRHVTEERLAEIFSTCGQVVDCRICGDPHSVLRFAFIEFSDEGARTALNFGGTVLGYYPVKVFPSKTAILPVNPNFLPRTKDERDMVIRTIYCTNIDRKMMQTDVKAFFEQLCGQVSRLRILGDNKHSTRIAFVEFVQAESAILALNYSGMVLGSLPIRVSPSKTPVRPPRMPLNSAHGN, via the exons ATGGCTGCGGTGGTGGAGAAGATTAATGGCATCGGGTCGGACGACCAGCTCCTCTGCAGCCATCCGCCAGCGGAAACCGACGCAGGTGTTGAGTACCATGGCGACGTGCGGAGGCTGGTGGATCTCTTCTCCAAGTTAAACCCGGCCGCCAAAGAGTTCTTCCCTGCCGCGGCCTTCTCCGACGTCGCCGTTGAGAGGAAATCTGAGAACCGGCTTTTCGCCGGTGGGTTTTATAGCAATAGTTGTAGAGGTTCGAGCAGCGACGGGTTGTTGTATAACCATCTGAATCGTACG AAGAAAGCTGGTAATAGTCAGGTGCAACAGAGGATTAACAACAGAGTTAAGAGAACTGAGAGACACGAAAGTGTTAAACGAACTGTATATGTATCTGACGTTGATCGACAT GTGACTGAAGAAAGACTTGCCGAGATATTTTCTACTTGTGGACAA GTAGTTGATTGCCGAATTTGTGGTGATCCTCACTCAGTGCTACGGTTTGCGTTTATTGAATTCTCAGATGAGG GTGCAAGGACAGCTCTAAATTTTGGTGGGACAGTTCTTGGTTACTACCCCGTCAAAGTGTTTCCTTCGAAGACTGCAATTTTGCCTGTAAATCCCAATTTTCTTCCTAGG ACTAAGGATGAAAGGGACATGGTCATAAGGACAATTTATTGCACAAACATCGATAGAAAG ATGATGCAGACAGATGTCAAAGCTTTTTTTGAGCAACTCTGTGGCCAG GTTTCTCGTTTGAGAATTCTTGGTGACAACAAGCACTCAACACGCATTGCATTTGTAGAATTTGTGCAG GCAGAAAGTGCAATCTTAGCTCTCAACTACAGTGGTATGGTTTTGGGATCCCTACCCATTAG GGTGAGCCCTTCGAAAACTCCTGTGCGACCGCCGCGCATGCCTTTGAACTCTGCCCATGGCAATTGA
- the LOC121975263 gene encoding polyadenylate-binding protein-interacting protein 11-like isoform X3, which translates to MAAVVEKINGIGSDDQLLCSHPPAETDAGVEYHGDVRRLVDLFSKLNPAAKEFFPAAAFSDVAVERKSENRLFAGGFYSNSCRGSSSDGLLYNHLNRTKAGNSQVQQRINNRVKRTERHESVKRTVYVSDVDRHVTEERLAEIFSTCGQVVDCRICGDPHSVLRFAFIEFSDEEGARTALNFGGTVLGYYPVKVFPSKTAILPVNPNFLPRTKDERDMVIRTIYCTNIDRKMMQTDVKAFFEQLCGQVSRLRILGDNKHSTRIAFVEFVQAESAILALNYSGMVLGSLPIRVSPSKTPVRPPRMPLNSAHGN; encoded by the exons ATGGCTGCGGTGGTGGAGAAGATTAATGGCATCGGGTCGGACGACCAGCTCCTCTGCAGCCATCCGCCAGCGGAAACCGACGCAGGTGTTGAGTACCATGGCGACGTGCGGAGGCTGGTGGATCTCTTCTCCAAGTTAAACCCGGCCGCCAAAGAGTTCTTCCCTGCCGCGGCCTTCTCCGACGTCGCCGTTGAGAGGAAATCTGAGAACCGGCTTTTCGCCGGTGGGTTTTATAGCAATAGTTGTAGAGGTTCGAGCAGCGACGGGTTGTTGTATAACCATCTGAATCGTACG AAAGCTGGTAATAGTCAGGTGCAACAGAGGATTAACAACAGAGTTAAGAGAACTGAGAGACACGAAAGTGTTAAACGAACTGTATATGTATCTGACGTTGATCGACAT GTGACTGAAGAAAGACTTGCCGAGATATTTTCTACTTGTGGACAA GTAGTTGATTGCCGAATTTGTGGTGATCCTCACTCAGTGCTACGGTTTGCGTTTATTGAATTCTCAGATGAGG AAGGTGCAAGGACAGCTCTAAATTTTGGTGGGACAGTTCTTGGTTACTACCCCGTCAAAGTGTTTCCTTCGAAGACTGCAATTTTGCCTGTAAATCCCAATTTTCTTCCTAGG ACTAAGGATGAAAGGGACATGGTCATAAGGACAATTTATTGCACAAACATCGATAGAAAG ATGATGCAGACAGATGTCAAAGCTTTTTTTGAGCAACTCTGTGGCCAG GTTTCTCGTTTGAGAATTCTTGGTGACAACAAGCACTCAACACGCATTGCATTTGTAGAATTTGTGCAG GCAGAAAGTGCAATCTTAGCTCTCAACTACAGTGGTATGGTTTTGGGATCCCTACCCATTAG GGTGAGCCCTTCGAAAACTCCTGTGCGACCGCCGCGCATGCCTTTGAACTCTGCCCATGGCAATTGA
- the LOC121975263 gene encoding polyadenylate-binding protein-interacting protein 11-like isoform X1 has product MAAVVEKINGIGSDDQLLCSHPPAETDAGVEYHGDVRRLVDLFSKLNPAAKEFFPAAAFSDVAVERKSENRLFAGGFYSNSCRGSSSDGLLYNHLNRTKKAGNSQVQQRINNRVKRTERHESVKRTVYVSDVDRHVTEERLAEIFSTCGQVVDCRICGDPHSVLRFAFIEFSDEEGARTALNFGGTVLGYYPVKVFPSKTAILPVNPNFLPRTKDERDMVIRTIYCTNIDRKMMQTDVKAFFEQLCGQVSRLRILGDNKHSTRIAFVEFVQAESAILALNYSGMVLGSLPIRVSPSKTPVRPPRMPLNSAHGN; this is encoded by the exons ATGGCTGCGGTGGTGGAGAAGATTAATGGCATCGGGTCGGACGACCAGCTCCTCTGCAGCCATCCGCCAGCGGAAACCGACGCAGGTGTTGAGTACCATGGCGACGTGCGGAGGCTGGTGGATCTCTTCTCCAAGTTAAACCCGGCCGCCAAAGAGTTCTTCCCTGCCGCGGCCTTCTCCGACGTCGCCGTTGAGAGGAAATCTGAGAACCGGCTTTTCGCCGGTGGGTTTTATAGCAATAGTTGTAGAGGTTCGAGCAGCGACGGGTTGTTGTATAACCATCTGAATCGTACG AAGAAAGCTGGTAATAGTCAGGTGCAACAGAGGATTAACAACAGAGTTAAGAGAACTGAGAGACACGAAAGTGTTAAACGAACTGTATATGTATCTGACGTTGATCGACAT GTGACTGAAGAAAGACTTGCCGAGATATTTTCTACTTGTGGACAA GTAGTTGATTGCCGAATTTGTGGTGATCCTCACTCAGTGCTACGGTTTGCGTTTATTGAATTCTCAGATGAGG AAGGTGCAAGGACAGCTCTAAATTTTGGTGGGACAGTTCTTGGTTACTACCCCGTCAAAGTGTTTCCTTCGAAGACTGCAATTTTGCCTGTAAATCCCAATTTTCTTCCTAGG ACTAAGGATGAAAGGGACATGGTCATAAGGACAATTTATTGCACAAACATCGATAGAAAG ATGATGCAGACAGATGTCAAAGCTTTTTTTGAGCAACTCTGTGGCCAG GTTTCTCGTTTGAGAATTCTTGGTGACAACAAGCACTCAACACGCATTGCATTTGTAGAATTTGTGCAG GCAGAAAGTGCAATCTTAGCTCTCAACTACAGTGGTATGGTTTTGGGATCCCTACCCATTAG GGTGAGCCCTTCGAAAACTCCTGTGCGACCGCCGCGCATGCCTTTGAACTCTGCCCATGGCAATTGA
- the LOC121975263 gene encoding polyadenylate-binding protein-interacting protein 11-like isoform X4, translating into MAAVVEKINGIGSDDQLLCSHPPAETDAGVEYHGDVRRLVDLFSKLNPAAKEFFPAAAFSDVAVERKSENRLFAGGFYSNSCRGSSSDGLLYNHLNRTKKAGNSQVQQRINNRVKRTERHESVKRTVYVSDVDRHVTEERLAEIFSTCGQVVDCRICGDPHSVLRFAFIEFSDEEGARTALNFGGTVLGYYPVKVFPSKTAILPVNPNFLPRTKDERDMVIRTIYCTNIDRKMMQTDVKAFFEQLCGQVSRLRILGDNKHSTRIAFVEFVQLPSYTPTRKSQ; encoded by the exons ATGGCTGCGGTGGTGGAGAAGATTAATGGCATCGGGTCGGACGACCAGCTCCTCTGCAGCCATCCGCCAGCGGAAACCGACGCAGGTGTTGAGTACCATGGCGACGTGCGGAGGCTGGTGGATCTCTTCTCCAAGTTAAACCCGGCCGCCAAAGAGTTCTTCCCTGCCGCGGCCTTCTCCGACGTCGCCGTTGAGAGGAAATCTGAGAACCGGCTTTTCGCCGGTGGGTTTTATAGCAATAGTTGTAGAGGTTCGAGCAGCGACGGGTTGTTGTATAACCATCTGAATCGTACG AAGAAAGCTGGTAATAGTCAGGTGCAACAGAGGATTAACAACAGAGTTAAGAGAACTGAGAGACACGAAAGTGTTAAACGAACTGTATATGTATCTGACGTTGATCGACAT GTGACTGAAGAAAGACTTGCCGAGATATTTTCTACTTGTGGACAA GTAGTTGATTGCCGAATTTGTGGTGATCCTCACTCAGTGCTACGGTTTGCGTTTATTGAATTCTCAGATGAGG AAGGTGCAAGGACAGCTCTAAATTTTGGTGGGACAGTTCTTGGTTACTACCCCGTCAAAGTGTTTCCTTCGAAGACTGCAATTTTGCCTGTAAATCCCAATTTTCTTCCTAGG ACTAAGGATGAAAGGGACATGGTCATAAGGACAATTTATTGCACAAACATCGATAGAAAG ATGATGCAGACAGATGTCAAAGCTTTTTTTGAGCAACTCTGTGGCCAG GTTTCTCGTTTGAGAATTCTTGGTGACAACAAGCACTCAACACGCATTGCATTTGTAGAATTTGTGCAG CTCCCAAGCTACACTCCTACAAGGAAATCCCAGTAA